In Burkholderia sp. HI2500, one DNA window encodes the following:
- a CDS encoding DUF3761 domain-containing protein: MPALLRRATRVATLSAAFFVACAALPLPAHAYRAPTGYSNEADLDRHDTYRNRDGETVHAPAHSKSGRVPDGASARCRDGTYSFSRHRRGTCSGHGGVAAWL, translated from the coding sequence ATGCCCGCCCTGCTCCGCCGCGCGACACGCGTCGCGACGCTGTCCGCCGCATTTTTCGTCGCGTGCGCCGCGCTGCCCCTTCCGGCACACGCGTATCGCGCACCGACCGGCTACAGCAACGAAGCCGATCTCGACCGCCACGACACGTATCGCAACCGCGACGGCGAAACCGTGCACGCCCCCGCGCATTCGAAGTCGGGCCGCGTGCCCGACGGTGCGAGCGCGCGCTGCCGCGACGGCACGTACAGCTTCAGCCGTCACCGCCGCGGCACGTGCTCGGGGCACGGCGGCGTCGCCGCGTGGCTGTAG